The segment CAGCTGCTGTTAAAACATTTCATTCAAAACTACCTTGGAAAAATCTACATCGGCACTTTTTATTATACCAGGACCACCTGCAATCTACTTCCCATTCTTCCGATCATCAGCCCGGGAATCAGTGTGAACTCTATAATCCGTCCCTTTTTAATTGTGAGCTCCTTCTGTATTCTGATGAACCTCAAACCTCTCAGCCTTCGCTTTAAGGAATGTGACCTCCCACTTTTTCCACGGTCCCAATAATACCCTCTGCAGTCCAGACACAGTCTTTAGGTGAAAGTacagtggggggggagagagaggggggggagaggggggagagagggggagagagggggagagagggggagagagggggagagagggggagagagagggggagagaggggggggagagagagagggagagagagagggggggagagagagagggggagagagaggggggggtgggggagggggagagagatggggggagagagaggggggagagagagggggggtggggaggggggagagagagggggggagagagaggggggagagagagggggggagagagagggggggggagagagaggggggagagagagaggggggagagagagaggggggggagagaggggggggagagagagagagagggggggtggggagggggagagaggggtgagggagagataTTAAACCAGAAGTCTGTCCACAGAGTCCTCACTTCTGGACAAAGTTCTCTCTAATTATTTTACAGCTGTCCACACCAACCATTGCTCCGAGCAGGATTTTTTCCATATATGAAAACACTGTCTGaaaactgcactgcactttctataAAGGAAAATTTCAGCCGCATGGCTACGTGCCCCGGGGCATTTCAGTCACTGTGTGGCTGCACACCAGCACAGCTCAGAGCaaaggattcccaacctgggggtccatggaccctcggGTTAACGGCAGGGGTCCGTGGCTTAAAGAGGGAACAATACTTCTGGATTTCACTTCCGCTGCGGTGAGCCTCTCCCAAGCCAGGCCACCATTGCAGCCCATCTGTAACTGCTGGGACCGCGGGCCGTGTCTGCACACatcctctcttcacagatgcacCCGCACTTCTGAGCCAGTGACCAGAAACAGGAACCCTGGACAACTTCTTCTGAAAATGACTTTTGTAAACCAAATGTGAAAAACTTCTCAATGATCCACCAGCCCAGAGGTCCACAAGCGGGGATAATGGCAGGGATCCAATGGCAGCTGGGAACCCCGAGGGACCCCGAGGTCAGCTGGGCGACACTACAAATCATTAGAgggtaaacagaagagattctgcagatgctggcaatccagaaccacacacacacacacacacacacacacacacacacacacacacacaaacacacacacagacacactcacactcacacacacacacacacacactcacactcacacacaatgccggaggaacccagcaggtcaggcagcatctatggaaatgattaaacagtcaatgtttcgtgtcaagacccttcgtcaggactggaaaggaagagggggaggggaaaagaggAAGGAGGACCAGCTAGAGGGTGACAGGTGGGCAGGTAAAGGCCGGAGAGGAAGGAATCCAGTAAGGGAGGATattggacaatgggagaaagggaagtaggcgataggtgaggagaagtggcaagagaccagagtgggaatagaaggatggggggggggataattaccagaaggagaaatcaatgttcacaccaTCTAGTTTGAGGCTACCTAGAGGGAATGAGGTGTTCCTCACAGTGGATGGGCCATAAAAGGCTTTGGGCTGCCCTGGAGCTGCGAGAGCCGGCGTAAGCGGCCGGGTGCAAAAGGGACTCGTTTAGttgtggcaaaccatttctggtCGATTATAGGAAAGTTGAGGCAACAGCTGAGACTGGTTGAGTAAATGTCATAAAGGCGGCAAGTGGGGTTGGCGGCCATTGACGGGCGACTTTCGAGAAAGACGGCAACCTCAGAagaccacaagacaaaggagcagaagtcggccattcggcccatcgagtctgctccgccatttcatcacgagccgatccattctcccatttagtctcaccataacctttgatgccctggctactcagacacctaccaatctctgccttaaagagcaaggcaaggaggaatttcttcagccggagGTGGTGgatcggtggaattcattgccacaagacacagctgcggaggccaagtcatccaTTACACTTAAAGTGGGGGCTGACAGGCCActttagtaagggcgtcaaagattacagggaggtgagcttgagagggataataaatcagccatgattaaatggtggagcagacatacCAGCctaacatcttatggtcttattgcctttttttttaaagactgtAGCTCGTGTTgttctggaatgtgtggcaatacctgtggctcccccccccccccccagaacatccttgggtgtgtccaGTGTTAAACGCTAATGACGCATTTCATGTCTCAATAGAAACATGACAAATTAAATGTAAATCATTCTGAATGTGATCTGAAGTCTGACCTTGGTATGAACTCAAATATACAACCCGTCAATAATCAGTATTGAAGCTTCAGGTCTTAGACACAAAACCCACATTGACATTTAAACTCTGCGTGCGGGTTACATCACCAGGGTTGGCACGAACTATTTGGATATTTTATCATGTTTCTCTTCTCAGATGAGCAAACAAAGACAGGGTAACGCTTATCCCAGTGCCCCAATATGCACATCCAAGCTAGTGTCACTGCTCCCAAAAGGATTGAGCAATGGGTGCCGTGGGCCCACTTCCAATGGCCTTCCGATTGGAGTGTACCGTACCAGTGATGGAACTAGGGTGGATGCAATGCCCCTCTTTGCCAGGCTTCCAATGCCGTGCCTCACCCATGGCAGATGGCAAGGATGTTGAAATGTCCCACTCTGCCAGCCCTCCAATGCCTTGCCCCTTGGAGTGTGTGCCTCACCCCATGGAGGCTGCCAAGGGTGGTTCCAACACCCCACTCTGCCAACTCCAGCTCCCTGAGTTCACGGGGCAAGGCCATTGGAGCAGTGGAAGAAAGTCAAGGCCATGGCTTAGGACAGGGTGGTCCCAACTTGAGGGCCCACAGACCACTCAGTCAACGGTAcaagtccatggcataaaaagggttgggagcCGCTTGCTTAGGGGTAGACTTACTAAAGTGGCACAGAGGAATATGGACAAATCCCAgggacatataaccatataacaattacagcacggaaacaggccatctcggcccttctagtccgtgccgaacgcttactctccctagtcccaccgacctgcactcagcccataaccctccattcctttcctgtccatatacctatccagttttactttaaatgacaatatcaaacctgcctctaccacttctactggaagctcgttccacacagctaccactctgagtaaagaagatccccctcatgctatccctaaacttttgccccttaactcttgtttgaatctcccctactctcaatggaaaaagcctatccacgtcaactctatctatccccctcatgattttaaatacctctatcaagtcccccctcaaccttctacactccaaagaataaagacctaacttgttcagcctttctctgtaacttaggtgctgaaacccagttaacattctagtaaatctcctctgtactctctctattctttcctataattcggtgaccagaactatacacaatactccaaatttggccctcgccaatgccttgtacaattttaacattacatcccaactcctatactcaatgccagcataccaaaagctttcttcaccaccctatccacatgagattccaccttcagggaactatgcaccattattcctagatcactctgttctactgcattcctcaatgccctaccattttaccatgtatgtcctattttgattagtcctaccaaaacgtagcacctcacacttaccagcattaaactccatctgccatcgttcagcccactcttctaactggcctaaatctctctgcaagctttgaaaacctacttcattatccacaccaccacctatcttaatatcatctgcatgtttactaatccaatttacccccccccccccatcatttgATCACCCTATCTGAGGAACTGACTCCTTTGAGGATGACTTGCAAGGGGGCATACCACACCAAGACCATTTTGTAAGGAAGTACCTTTGTCTGACGGAGTGCCCAATTAATTCAAGGAAGCAGAAATAAACAACTAGGGGACGGTGGGGGCAAGAGCTCTTCCACAGTCACACCTTTACAAAGGGTGACAAGTCcaattgtgtctggtgctctgcGGGGGAGGGCAGAGGTACAAACACGATTAACTTTCGGAAGCGCAACATACTCGCAGGGCGATGCGCGGTGGCGCAGTGGTTAGCCCGACGCTTTacggtaccagcgacccgggttcaattcccgccgctgcctgtaaggggtttgtacattctccccacgacCAGCTCCGGCTTCAGTTGGTAAGTTAATACCATCAactcttatgccatggacctaaCAGAGAGGGCTGGGAACACCTGTGCTAGACctcaagacacaggagcagaattaggccattcggcccatcaagtctgctctaccattcaatcacagctgattcattatccctcaaccccattctcctgcctcgaTGAACCTGAAAGACAAAGACCATGAATCAAAACAACCCGACGACGTCTGCCcgacgctggaaatccacagcaatgcaacacacacacaaacgtgcaggtcaggcagcatctacggaaatgaatagacagtcgacgtttcgggtcgagaccctgcgtcaggactgaggagggggaaaaggcGCCAGAATAATAAAGGTGAGAGGAGGGTAAAGAGAAGTCAAAGgtcagggtggggggtgggggggaaagaTTTGTTCACCAGGAGAAAACCTCCAActtgaaggcatgaatatcgatttctccttccggtgagcCAAATTCCCTCTGTGACCATCATcgcctctattccccattctgacctttcacttctcacttgcctattacctccccctaGGTCCCCTCTACCTTCCTTTCCTCctgcggtccactctcctctccggtCAGATTCCCTCTTCCCCAGCCCTCGAGTTTTCCCcccctacctggcttcacccatcaccttccagctaacttcccccccccccccccaacaccaactttttaaaaaaaaaattccggcatcttcccccttccctctccgtcctgatgaggggtctcagcccgaagcattGACCGTTTacccttttctatagatgctgcctggcctgccgagtctCTCCGGTGTTTGCAAACTGAACATCATCACAGAACTGGTCTTGAAAAGTGAGATCCACCAACTGGAAGTAACTAGACTGCACCACATGGATCCCAACCACTGGGATTACCCTCGAGCACTTTGACACAGGACTTGTAGCCTGTTTGGAATCTGGAAGTGTCACTGGGGCGTTACGCCTACTAAACCTTCTACACCAGTCACGGGAGAAGCTGCAGACACCAGGGACACTTGGGAGGgccggcagcatctgcagagagagaaagcaGGTCCGAAACAGGATGTCTTCCTCTCTCCACGGTTGCCGACTGTCCTGGCGAGTGTCCCTGCCATTTTCTGCTATCTGCTCCGTTGCCGAGAGGTAAAACtctcggggcggggggggggggggggggagggggagagagaaagagaaacagtaaacagtcgatgctttggtcgagacccttcacctCAGCAACCCCGCCCGCCCGCAGGACCGCGCAAGCCTCCCCGATCGCTCACCGCGCCCGGGGAGCAAGCACGCCAAACCCCGCCGATCCCACGCCAAACAACCAAGCCCCCTCAGAGGTAACTGGTACAAGTCTTTATTGAGGCTAAATTTACAGCATTATTACCCCCAAAAAAATCTCCGGATTCCTTTAGCGTTTCAGATTTAATCACGGTGCTGTAGTTAATACTCCGCATCAGCGTCAAACTTGGGGCGGGTAGAGCAAGGATTATGTGCAAAGTAAGTCTCCTTCTACTGGCCCAATTAAACAATTTCAGATCAGGTatagcatgggttagatacacaGTAAAGCACCCTCTGCATTGTCCCATCAATCATTCCCAGAAAAGACAGTACGGATTCAGCCGAGCATAGCTCCCCTTTGTACAGTTCATTATCCAGTAATCCACGGTAAGGAATGTCAAAGGTTGAAGATCAAGTTGGCCCCCCCCCCTGTCGAAAATATCAAAATATCCCTCAGTTCAAAAAAGCCATTGCTGCTGTCGTTTCATACACACGCAAAAAGCTGACGATTTGATGCTCGATTAGGCAGGCCTGCGCTCCCAAACATACAGTGCACAGCTCTTCCAGGCACAGAACTTTTTCATTCCTCTGTGCGCCAGATTCGAATCCGGACTGGCCCCCTACGTCTTTGAAACGGTTGGCTTACGCAGCTGCTCGGGGCAGGACTTTTGTGGAAAAAGTTTCGATGAGTGCCCTTGTGCGGCAGTTCAGTGCAAATAGTggaattgggggtgggggggggtgtgtgcaGCGACCCTGCAGTGCAAAAAGTCCAACGCCCAGAGGGATGGGGTGACACTTGGTGCTTCGTGGAAGAGGTCGGTTCAAGGCCAATCGGAATACACTTTTGGCCGGGGGCGGCGGGGGAGCAGTCAGTCTCCGTCTTCCCACAGATTAGCCGCTTGAGGCCAGGACCTCAAAACGCCATTCTCTTATTTCGGCTCCCGATTCCGTTTGAAATGAGGGTCCAGCTTTGAGTGGTATATTAAAGGCTGAAACAGACTATGATTACGCAAAAACTGTTCTTTTGCAAAACAATTAGAGCAGGAAGGCTGCCCGGGTTATTCACAAACATTTCATCAATGTCACACCAAGACTGACAgtgcattccccccaccccccccaaccccccagaattcagaggtgtggggaggaggacagatTGAAAAAGCCACCAACTTTCCCAATAGTGGGACTGGCGATGTTCCACAAACAAGATGGTCTGAACCCAGGAGGAAATCATTTGCCAAAATTCCATCACTGTTACATTGTACAACCCGGGGAGTTCAAAagagctgttttttttttaaaaaaatggcaaCGTAGCCGCTTGAGTAGGAAGAAAAAGCCTTGAAGTTTCAGTCAAACCAGATGACCATAAAATACTATCATTCCAAGTCTACCTTCCAGTAGATGTCAATCGTGGGTGCTCAACAGTGACACCTAGTGGGAATTGCGCAGTGCTGCACGGACGCTGCCCCACTTGGCCTTTTGCCTTGTGTAGAGTACAAAAAGAACTTGTGTGCACCAGCGAATTGCGAGGGGCTACATCGCGTGTAAAGGGAAGGTTAGGAGgcaggatggggtggggggggggggtaggagctCTGCACTAATCGAAGACCTCAGCAAAAAAAAGTTGAAGTCCTGACTTCATGTGTCATTGCCGTCCCATCACTTTCTGCCctcaaggggtggggagggaagagaaGGCAAGGGTTTCATGCCAACATCTCGGATGATGGCCTCTACTGCGGaaggattcccccccccccgggaaAGGGTATTCTTTGGCCACCACCCCATCAGCGTTCAGTTAAGGAAGACCCAGGCCGACACACTTACAGAGAGCCCTGAGTTTAGTACCGTTATGGAGATTAAATAATTCAAGTTTTGTCTCCGAAAGCAACTTCACATTGGTCAGTCTGACACCACACCCTAAAATTCTACCGTAGCAGAGGGAATTACCTGAAACCATAACAAatgcaaattttttttttttttaaaaagttcctTTTAGAATCTAGAATCTTCCCCAAATCTTTCATCATCGGCACACGGCCCATCATTAGCTCACAGGCCCTGAACGCACAGCACCAAGAGGGTACAGGCAGCTTCCTCATCCTGGaattctcccccctccccaccctgctGTTCGGTGGGAGCCCCAATTTCTGAGGGACCTCACCAGGACCGGTGcaaaacttggggggggggggggaggcagtgGGTTGCCGGAGGAAAAGGTACAACTTCGGCACCAACCAGTTCCCTAAAATTAAGTAGATTGTAGATCTCCTACAAGGGTGCAAGGCAGGCAAGGTGCAGGACCCGTCAACAGAACCAAATTACGGAGTCATTAAGCAAATTAAGACATTTCATACAATCCCAACTTCCATTCTCTCTgaaggtgtggggtggggggctgtgacATCATCAAGATCCTTCAAACGCCGGCTGCCTGGGAATCAGGAAGCAAGCCTCCCCATCAGATCCAAATCCATATGGAGAACGCAATTCCAGAGCTCGCTCCACCCCAGTAAGCTAACAGTACCAACTAAGAGCTTTCAAACACTGATCGATAGATCCACTGGTCAGGGACACCATTCAGAAAGAAAGGAGAGGGATAACTGGAGCCCAGGGAATGATTCAACCCGGGGCCGAAAGGCCGTCTATTCCTACGACCTTGTACACTTTAGAAAAGGTTAAGATTGCAATGCAGCCAATTATTCGGGAAATGCAAAACTCTTTAAGTGTTAGGGAGGGTCGAGCGCCGTTACACCGGCCTTCTATTCCTCAAACCAGTAAGTAAAATTGCAGACTTGTCTTAATTGTAATTTTCAATTTGCCTGCAGTCTAGACCTGAAGAGGCACATAtcgtgttgtgtttttttttttaaaaactgtaccGCAGTtgaaagcttttttttttaaaaaaagaaaagcgCAACTCAGCACCGTCGAGTTTATACCCCCACCTCCCAGTGACAGAGTGGAGATGGCGGGGTTATTGTACGTACTGACAGCCTCAGATTACAGAACAAAGTCCACAAGAGCAGCCACCGGTCGGGTCACCTTGAGCAGTTCTACTCCGACGGAGACCGGGGTTGGGACGGAGGAAACTTGCCTAACCCACTCCGTAATCAGAACAACCCAGGTTCCTGTGTtaaaggggaggagggaggggcacCAGATCTCGGAAACGTCAACCTTCCTTTTTATAAATCtgctatatatatatttataacaAGCCACCCTTTCCGTGCCCAAACCCCCTTTTACAGTGCAGAAATTCCGAATATAAGTGGGCATGTTTGGCCTAGGAGATTTACTGGTCCTTTTTTAGGTCAGGGGCACGATGGGATAGGGGGGGGGGGCAAAATATCTCCCGACTTGAAACGCACCTGGTTTCGTTTGCATAATATCACGGACAAGTATGTcaacaaaaaacaaaataataattattgATCGACTGGAAGTTTGGGAGatttccaccccctccccccgccccccccacccaccgAGCAGCAGCCTTTAAGGAATTTGTCCCGCATTGCATAGCCTGTGCGCATATATTACAAACCCTCCCCTCCCGCCCGAAAGTCACCTCCAATAGTGTCCCTCGTAAATCGGGGCCCTCGGTAGAATGAATTGAGCTGAGTCCGGAAGCCGCAGTTAACTGGTTTGCAGAATTTCCTCGTACCCTCccgaaacaagagaaaattttttTTGCTTTCATTAAAGTAAACTTGTGTCTTGTACAAGTTAGGAATTTTCCCCCCTTCTCTTCTAAATGTTTAATTCAACCAGGTCGATCGAGGAAATAAAACGAAACGCAGGTCGCGGGGTCTGGTTAGGATTTGTAATTTGAATTTAGCCATGTGAGTCCTTCGTGGAGTCCATCCCCCGACGTGGCGCAGGACGGCTGGACATACCAATTTCTGTCTCTAATCCTGGTCAAGCCCAGCTTCTCCTGGATCTCGTGGGGTTTCATGGCATCGGGCAGGTCTTGCTTGTTGGCGAAGATCAGGATGATGGCATCTCGCATCTCGCGATCGTTGATGATCCGGTGCAGCTCCTGCTTGGCCTCGTCGATGCGATCGCGGTCAGCGCAGTCCACCACGAAGATTAACCCCTGCGTGCCCGTGTAGTAGTGCCTCCAGAGCGGCCTGATCTTGTCCTGCCCGCCCACGTCCCACACGTTGAACTTCACGTTCTTGTAGGTGACCGTCTCCACGTTGAAGCCCACCGTGGGGATCGTGGTGACCGACTGGCCCAGCTTCAGCTTGTACAGGATGGTGGTCTTGCCGGCGGCGTCCAAGCCCAACATCAGTATCCTCATCTCCTTACTGCCGAATATCTTGGCGAACGCGCCGCCCATCTTCGGTGCGGTGGGGCAGGGAGGGTGGGGAAAGGGGGGTAGGGGGTGTGCGGGGAGAAGGGGGGCAACTGAGGCGGACAATTTATAGCCGATGAGATGAAACAGCAGCGCAGACTGCGGCGGCGGCGGCGATCAATGGAACGTTGAGTTTCAATGGAACgttgatacaggccctttgataCAAAGTCTCCAAATTGTAACAAACGCCTCGATTCACAGTCTCACCCGTCCGCTTCCGCACTCCTCTTCTCTGACCTCATATCTCGTCTTCCCAGGGATTTTTAACCCCTTGTCTTTAAGTTTCGGAGATCTCTATGTATATAGattggtgaggagagagggaaaaaaattataTGAAACTGAACTCCCAGCCCCGGAGAGGAAAGGGCGCGGATGTAGATTACAGCACCGTGAGAGCATGCGCACACACTTCCCCCCTCCCACCTCCCATTCTGCAACTTTTAAAATGGCACTGCCCGCCCTCTATTAAGGTGGCCTTTTGCATTGCATTGCCTCCGCCTCTTTTGTGTTCATCTGGCGCAATAGGAGGATTAGATCATGCTGAAAACGGTCGGTTTCATAAAAGCGTCGAAGGTCTGAATCACCCGATTCCATATATTTCAAAAAAAAAGTCCGGCATTTCTTGCTGGATAATTGTGAATGTTTAACACGTTAGGGCAAAAAttattgtctctctctctctcctgaccCCCCTCCCTTAAGGATCTTTCTAGGGCGTGGCTTCACTCTCTGATGCTCCTTCCAAGTTGTCATTCATTTTTAATCGTTAAGGCCCCGAGATGAAGTTCAAATTCAAGCTGCAGTGAATTTCTTGCCGAGCACGCCCCGCCGACCTGACGTCTCAGCCACGGCCGCTGGTGCACGAAAGATCCGCCCCGATTCAGAACGCACGGATCCGGCAGCCCCGGTCGGGAACTGGCGCTGGGGTGCCCCCAATTTAAACTTTCACCTCAAGTCCACTTTAACAGGGAGGTGTCACCTCCTCCCCCAAAACCCAAAGAACCGGGGGATGTCCATCTTGAAGAATTTGGATTCGGGGTGGGGGCACCTAATCGGACTTATCTGACCCTCCCCTCTCCGATACCTTGACAGTGTGTTGTAGATTTACCATTTccttcactctgtgtgtgtgtgtgtgtttttttttaattttaatttgcgTTCGCGTAAaataaaaatgcaataaaaattTCCCTAACCTAATCCCGGGGCAGAGAAATtagtcagaaaggggaagtctATCTGTAGTATAATATAGAATATAGCTTCCTAAGATTGCGAGTGGGGTCAGATACTGGATTAAGAAAGGATTCGTATTAAAATTCACCCGCAGCGAATAATAGACAAATGtatgtaattttctttttttaaaaaaatgatacaTTTTGGTTTCAAGGTGACTTGGGAAACTTGCTTTGAAACTGGCGAGGGGGGCTGCGCCGGCGGAGTGGCGGGGCGGCGCTCCCGGCTGCGGGACAGGTGTCATAGGTGGGCTCCCGGATGTCGGCCGGGGCGGTTTCAGCCGCGGCCGCTGTAAAACAGCTCCCTCCACAGGCATAACCCGCATTGCCTGTGAGACCCGACACTGAACCCGCAGACACACCTTGGGACCTGGGGCTCCCGCCTGGCCGCTGTACCGATTTACATTTAGTAACCCCTTCAGGGGTCTGTTCCTGGTAATATCCTCCTTAATATCAAGGTCACCCTCAAGGAGCGGCGCTTCAGGAAGGCGGCGTCCATTATCAaggtcccccaccacccaggacatgccctcttctcattgttaccatctagAAACAGCttcagattcagaaacagcttcctcccctccgccatcagatctctgaatgagcattgaacccatgaacactacctcactacttttttatttcctttttattTTGCGCTGCtggtttaatttaactatttaatataaatatacttcctgtaattcccagttctctttttctctttattatCATGAGTTACTGCCGCAgcgttaacacatttcacgacatatgccggcgaCATGAACCCTGATTCTACTTCCCACCCACGTTCAGACCCTCAGGAAGAACAGTTGAAACCATACACGTGGGCTAATTATTCCCAGttctacctctctctctcccagctCCAGCACCGTGGCCGTGAACTTGACGGACTGTCTGCCGGAGGCCCAGCACTGGAGCAGCAGAGAACTGGGGAGCGTGCCttacgaggataggttgagtgaactcggcc is part of the Hemitrygon akajei chromosome 25, sHemAka1.3, whole genome shotgun sequence genome and harbors:
- the LOC140716497 gene encoding ADP-ribosylation factor 6-like; this translates as MGGAFAKIFGSKEMRILMLGLDAAGKTTILYKLKLGQSVTTIPTVGFNVETVTYKNVKFNVWDVGGQDKIRPLWRHYYTGTQGLIFVVDCADRDRIDEAKQELHRIINDREMRDAIILIFANKQDLPDAMKPHEIQEKLGLTRIRDRNWYVQPSCATSGDGLHEGLTWLNSNYKS